One genomic region from Desulfurispira natronophila encodes:
- a CDS encoding aspartate kinase, translating into MALIAMKFGGTSVGSVEKIRNVARIVADVKNQGNDVVVAVSAMSGETDRLVGLVNEVSPHANPREYDQVVSTGEQVTIGLLSLALQEMGHDAVSFTGWQMGMITDSAHTKARIEEIRADRIKKAISEGKAVIVAGFQGITQDTHDVATLGRGGSDTTAVAVAVGLNADRCDIYTDVDGVYTTDPRIVSEARRLKIISYDEMLEMASLGAKVLQTRSVEFAKKYNMPVRVRSTFKPEDDGTLVTTEEDPNMEQVMISGIAFNKNEAKITLTRVKDQPGLASTIFSAIAEKNVNVDVIIQNISPRGDGETDLSFTVPKNEAHNAVAAVQGLKDSHQIGDILLDEKVSKVSIVGAGMHSHAGVAAKMFTALADEGINIMMISTSEIKVSCVIAEKYTELAVRALHEAFELDKDGN; encoded by the coding sequence ATGGCACTTATTGCAATGAAATTTGGCGGAACCAGCGTTGGTTCGGTAGAGAAAATTAGAAATGTTGCCCGCATTGTGGCAGACGTTAAAAACCAGGGCAACGATGTCGTAGTAGCCGTCAGCGCCATGTCTGGAGAAACAGACCGCTTGGTAGGATTGGTTAATGAGGTATCACCTCATGCGAATCCACGTGAATACGACCAGGTGGTATCAACTGGCGAGCAGGTAACTATAGGTCTGCTTTCATTGGCCTTACAGGAAATGGGTCACGATGCTGTTTCTTTCACTGGATGGCAAATGGGCATGATTACCGACAGTGCCCACACAAAAGCACGCATAGAAGAAATACGTGCAGATCGCATAAAAAAAGCCATCAGTGAGGGGAAAGCAGTAATAGTCGCTGGGTTTCAGGGTATTACCCAGGACACCCATGATGTTGCCACGCTGGGCCGGGGTGGATCGGACACCACTGCTGTAGCTGTTGCAGTGGGTCTCAATGCAGATCGATGTGATATATACACTGATGTCGACGGTGTCTACACTACTGATCCACGCATAGTATCAGAAGCACGACGGCTAAAAATTATTTCGTACGACGAAATGCTGGAAATGGCTAGCCTGGGGGCCAAGGTGCTTCAGACACGCAGTGTAGAGTTTGCAAAAAAATACAACATGCCTGTGCGTGTTCGCTCTACATTTAAGCCTGAAGATGATGGTACACTGGTAACTACAGAGGAGGATCCCAATATGGAACAGGTAATGATTTCTGGAATTGCATTTAATAAAAATGAAGCCAAAATTACGCTTACTCGGGTTAAAGACCAACCAGGTTTGGCCAGCACAATATTCAGCGCAATTGCTGAGAAAAATGTCAACGTGGATGTCATTATTCAAAACATATCACCTCGCGGTGACGGTGAAACGGATCTTTCATTCACCGTACCTAAAAATGAAGCCCACAATGCTGTTGCTGCAGTTCAGGGCCTTAAGGACAGTCATCAGATTGGTGATATTTTGCTGGATGAGAAAGTATCTAAAGTATCTATAGTTGGTGCTGGAATGCACTCTCATGCCGGAGTGGCAGCTAAAATGTTTACTGCCTTGGCTGATGAAGGCATCAATATTATGATGATATCCACTTCAGAAATTAAAGTTTCTTGTGTTATAGCTGAAAAATACACTGAACTAGCGGTGCGAGCTCTTCACGAAGCCTTTGAGCTTGATAAAGACGGTAACTAA
- a CDS encoding ferritin, whose translation MISQSMQDALNLQIQHEIYSAHLYLAMSSHCESEGLKGFAHWFKLQYDEEMMHAMKFYDYIQDQGAKAIVPAIEAPPAEFDSPLLMFEEVLKHEQFVTARINDLVDLSLSEKDHATHIFLQWFVTEQVEEEATANDIIDQLKMVGSEKTGLFMINREMASRAAVPAQ comes from the coding sequence ATGATTAGTCAAAGTATGCAGGATGCGTTGAATCTTCAAATACAGCATGAAATTTATTCGGCACACCTCTATCTCGCAATGTCTTCCCACTGCGAAAGCGAAGGCCTGAAGGGTTTTGCCCACTGGTTCAAATTGCAGTATGACGAAGAAATGATGCATGCCATGAAGTTTTATGATTACATTCAGGATCAGGGAGCCAAGGCTATTGTACCAGCCATTGAAGCTCCCCCAGCAGAGTTTGATTCGCCACTCCTTATGTTTGAGGAGGTGCTCAAGCATGAGCAGTTTGTCACAGCTCGCATAAACGATTTGGTGGATTTATCCTTGAGTGAAAAGGACCACGCTACTCATATCTTCCTGCAATGGTTTGTTACCGAACAAGTAGAAGAAGAGGCGACGGCTAATGATATTATAGATCAGCTCAAGATGGTTGGCAGTGAAAAGACCGGATTGTTTATGATCAACCGGGAGATGGCAAGCCGCGCCGCAGTACCTGCACAGTAA
- a CDS encoding HAD-IA family hydrolase, which yields MNYSLYAFDFDGTLVNSLPDLTSTLNHVSQCAGLEVRFSQNHVSTMVGDGVTVLLQRAFPTVRDQEGLREIFDTYYAAHCSSETELYPDVLSTLNALKAAGKELVVITNKPQRFTAPMLINLELQEFFTVVYCGDTFDYKKPDPRVMQKLLGSRSIPAHDALMVGDSSNDIHCAAEAGVDSVLVMYGYGVEGALQSHIKPTYTVESLQELLQL from the coding sequence ATGAATTATTCCCTTTATGCGTTTGACTTTGATGGCACTCTAGTCAATTCACTTCCTGACCTAACCAGCACACTGAACCATGTGTCTCAGTGTGCTGGACTGGAAGTTAGATTTAGTCAAAATCACGTTTCTACCATGGTTGGTGATGGAGTAACAGTGCTCCTGCAACGAGCCTTTCCCACTGTTAGAGATCAGGAAGGGCTTCGTGAAATATTCGACACTTACTACGCAGCTCACTGCAGCTCTGAAACTGAGCTTTATCCAGATGTACTTAGTACACTGAATGCCTTAAAAGCAGCTGGCAAGGAACTCGTTGTTATTACTAACAAGCCTCAGCGTTTTACTGCGCCAATGCTTATTAACCTGGAGCTGCAAGAGTTCTTTACAGTCGTCTATTGCGGCGATACCTTTGACTATAAAAAACCCGACCCTCGGGTCATGCAAAAATTGCTTGGTTCACGCTCCATTCCAGCACATGATGCACTTATGGTAGGTGACAGCAGTAATGACATACATTGCGCTGCGGAGGCAGGTGTGGACAGTGTATTGGTTATGTATGGCTATGGTGTAGAAGGGGCGCTGCAAAGCCATATTAAACCTACCTACACGGTTGAATCTTTACAGGAACTGTTGCAGCTTTAA
- the priA gene encoding replication restart helicase PriA encodes MWYCSVAISGFNELYTYSSNTAIGEGVVVLVPFGRSSRRAVVLDCSQEASYQGVIKSVKAVYSHLRLTSKQIRLARWLADYYFFDTANYLQMMIPFHHEDIELPRHIILNSDYQLPGNATRMASYIEKIKSGTVSYTNQLPAEVLRRLLQRNIITVSDRKTVSAFQPTQRFEKLTSLQHAAYETCRDSNQQVLLQGVTGSGKTEIYLCLMENILQKGKGVIYLVPEINLTTELEKRLKCEFGQRVALIHSQITQREKFRQYKAIEQGQIDIVVGARSAVFAPLPNLGLIVVDEEQDSSYYQSESPVYHARDVAMVRGQLENAKVVLGSATPSLESYYNSHTGKYKFVELNQRYGGTLPTIHIIPNPETINEPLSPRLHNELERHLAQNHQAIIMLNRRGFSPYSVCTQCHNSQRCPHCDVALTYHKSMGKLLCHYCQYSRSYPGSCLHCKSSEIHLQGYGTQKVEEQLFDLFRNYGVLRMDRDTAGRRSKAEQIIDEFTSGKQRLLVGTQMIAKGHNFPEVELVGIIGIDYLLNMPDFRASERVYQLLMQVAGRAGRAKKNQAHVYIQTSYPELSAIECTAQGTQEKFYQQELQMRQMLGYPPFSRMAVVAISGSDRESVVQALDAIADCSAVDGVEQMGPAPFLVEMTRKRYQWKLVLKSKSRSKLKEALLLANNCVLSSSIQRKIFVDPVGIL; translated from the coding sequence ATGTGGTACTGCTCAGTAGCAATATCTGGATTCAACGAACTTTACACTTATTCCAGCAATACTGCGATAGGCGAAGGCGTAGTAGTACTGGTGCCATTTGGGCGCTCGAGCAGACGAGCTGTTGTGCTTGATTGCTCTCAAGAGGCAAGTTACCAAGGTGTAATTAAATCTGTTAAAGCTGTTTACTCTCATCTTCGTCTTACCTCAAAGCAAATTCGGCTGGCTCGGTGGCTTGCAGATTATTATTTTTTTGATACTGCCAACTACCTGCAGATGATGATACCTTTTCATCATGAAGACATTGAGCTTCCTCGCCATATTATCCTCAATTCAGACTACCAGCTTCCTGGCAATGCGACCCGTATGGCCAGCTACATAGAGAAAATCAAATCAGGAACTGTTTCATATACAAATCAACTTCCAGCTGAAGTACTTCGACGACTCTTGCAACGTAATATTATTACTGTCAGTGACCGTAAAACGGTGTCTGCTTTCCAGCCAACTCAAAGATTCGAAAAGCTGACGTCGTTGCAACATGCTGCATATGAAACCTGCCGCGACAGCAATCAACAAGTTTTACTGCAAGGGGTTACCGGCAGTGGTAAGACAGAGATATACCTTTGCCTGATGGAAAATATTTTACAAAAAGGCAAGGGAGTCATCTACTTAGTTCCGGAAATAAATCTAACCACAGAACTGGAAAAGCGACTGAAGTGCGAATTTGGCCAAAGAGTTGCGCTCATACACTCACAGATAACCCAGCGTGAAAAATTCCGTCAGTACAAAGCCATAGAGCAAGGCCAAATTGATATTGTAGTAGGGGCACGCAGCGCTGTATTTGCCCCCTTGCCTAACTTAGGACTTATCGTAGTTGACGAGGAACAAGATAGCTCTTACTACCAGTCGGAAAGTCCAGTTTACCATGCACGTGATGTAGCTATGGTTCGTGGTCAACTTGAAAATGCCAAAGTTGTACTGGGCAGTGCAACTCCCTCACTGGAAAGTTATTACAATTCGCACACCGGGAAGTATAAATTCGTGGAGTTGAACCAGCGCTATGGTGGCACTTTACCAACTATTCACATTATACCTAACCCCGAGACCATCAATGAGCCCTTATCACCCAGGTTGCATAACGAACTTGAGAGGCACTTAGCGCAAAATCATCAGGCAATAATCATGCTGAATCGACGGGGCTTCAGTCCCTACTCAGTATGCACGCAGTGTCACAACTCCCAGCGTTGTCCACATTGTGATGTAGCCTTAACCTATCATAAATCTATGGGAAAGCTCTTATGCCACTACTGCCAGTACTCTCGGTCGTACCCGGGTAGCTGTCTACATTGTAAAAGCTCAGAAATACATCTTCAAGGCTACGGAACCCAGAAGGTTGAAGAACAACTGTTCGATCTCTTCCGTAATTATGGCGTTTTACGCATGGATCGAGATACTGCAGGGCGACGTAGCAAAGCTGAGCAAATTATTGATGAATTTACTAGTGGCAAACAGCGCCTGCTGGTAGGTACACAAATGATTGCTAAAGGACACAATTTCCCTGAGGTTGAGTTAGTGGGGATTATAGGAATCGATTATTTGCTCAATATGCCTGATTTTCGTGCATCTGAGCGCGTGTATCAGTTGCTTATGCAGGTTGCTGGACGAGCAGGAAGAGCGAAAAAGAACCAAGCTCATGTATATATACAAACCAGCTACCCAGAGTTATCTGCAATAGAATGCACTGCCCAAGGTACGCAAGAAAAATTTTACCAGCAGGAGTTGCAAATGCGTCAGATGCTAGGCTATCCTCCATTTAGTCGAATGGCCGTAGTAGCCATTAGCGGTAGCGACCGAGAGTCAGTGGTTCAAGCTTTAGATGCCATAGCAGACTGTTCTGCTGTAGATGGTGTGGAACAGATGGGGCCTGCACCATTCTTGGTGGAAATGACCCGTAAAAGGTATCAGTGGAAGCTGGTGCTAAAAAGTAAATCCCGGTCAAAACTCAAGGAAGCTCTATTATTGGCAAACAACTGTGTACTTTCTAGCAGCATACAACGCAAAATTTTTGTCGACCCAGTTGGTATATTATAA
- a CDS encoding nitroreductase family protein yields MFMEMIRKRRSIRQFTDQPIAKETQNLVIEAALRAPSSRSRQPWEYYIVDNPDIMDKLSLSKPHGSAFVAEATFVIVIAADPTKCDVWIEDTSVAATYIQLAAESLGLGSTWVQLRQRPHDDLYSASQWVQQLLDIPSHLEVPCFIAMGYPNQVLPAWKESDLEYSKVHRIP; encoded by the coding sequence ATGTTCATGGAGATGATTCGAAAGCGTCGCAGCATTCGACAGTTTACCGATCAACCCATAGCCAAAGAGACTCAAAATCTAGTAATTGAAGCAGCACTGCGGGCACCGTCATCAAGAAGTCGCCAGCCTTGGGAGTACTATATAGTTGATAACCCAGATATAATGGATAAATTGTCTCTCAGTAAACCCCATGGAAGTGCATTTGTTGCTGAGGCGACATTCGTCATTGTAATTGCAGCTGATCCGACTAAATGTGACGTGTGGATTGAAGATACTTCAGTCGCTGCTACCTATATCCAGTTAGCTGCAGAATCTCTAGGTCTGGGCAGCACTTGGGTACAACTGCGCCAACGTCCCCACGATGACTTGTACAGTGCATCTCAATGGGTTCAACAACTTTTGGATATCCCATCCCACCTGGAGGTGCCGTGTTTTATTGCCATGGGCTATCCGAACCAAGTTCTGCCAGCCTGGAAAGAAAGCGACCTTGAATACTCAAAAGTTCACCGAATCCCATAG
- the prfA gene encoding peptide chain release factor 1 — protein sequence MLEKLYDIEERYQMLSAELSQPGVAGDSNRVQQITCEISELREIVETFQRYQEVCRELEENETMLSEEKDRELRDLIQQECSELIHQRDTLHEQLRQLLIPKDPNDDKNVILEVRAGTGGEEASLFAADLFRMYSRYADSLGWKMEILSTNDSSSGGFKEIVCLVQGRGVYGRLKFESGTHRVQRVPETESQGRIHTSAVTVAVLPEAQEVDIEINPSDLRIDVYRSSGAGGQHVNTTDSAVRITHVPTGVVVACQDGRSQHKNKEKALQVLRSRLLDHAEQQADSDRSQARKEQVGSGDRSERIRTYNFPQGRVTDHRINLTLHRLDQVLAGDLEEIIDTLIQSSRAGELSGKS from the coding sequence ATGTTAGAGAAACTATATGATATTGAAGAGCGCTATCAGATGCTCAGTGCCGAGCTGTCACAGCCAGGGGTTGCCGGGGACAGTAATCGGGTTCAACAGATTACATGCGAAATAAGTGAACTGCGCGAAATAGTGGAAACATTTCAGCGCTACCAGGAAGTATGTCGGGAGCTTGAAGAAAATGAAACCATGTTGTCGGAAGAAAAAGATCGTGAACTACGTGACTTAATACAGCAGGAGTGCAGCGAGCTTATACACCAAAGAGACACACTGCATGAGCAACTGCGACAACTGCTCATACCGAAAGACCCCAATGATGATAAAAACGTAATCCTGGAGGTTCGTGCCGGTACAGGTGGTGAAGAGGCATCACTGTTTGCAGCAGACCTTTTTCGTATGTATAGCCGTTACGCAGACTCTTTAGGTTGGAAAATGGAGATACTCAGTACCAATGACTCCAGCTCCGGTGGATTCAAGGAAATAGTATGCCTGGTACAGGGACGAGGAGTTTATGGTCGTCTTAAATTTGAATCCGGTACCCACCGGGTACAACGGGTGCCTGAAACCGAATCACAAGGACGCATCCACACTTCTGCTGTGACCGTTGCGGTGCTACCGGAAGCACAGGAAGTCGATATAGAAATAAATCCATCCGATTTACGCATTGACGTCTATCGTTCCAGTGGTGCTGGTGGTCAGCACGTAAACACAACGGACTCTGCCGTTCGTATTACTCATGTCCCCACTGGCGTAGTTGTTGCTTGTCAAGATGGTCGCTCGCAGCATAAAAACAAGGAAAAAGCGCTACAGGTTTTGCGCTCTCGACTTCTTGATCATGCGGAGCAGCAAGCAGATTCAGACCGCAGTCAAGCTCGGAAAGAGCAGGTAGGTTCCGGTGACCGAAGCGAACGTATTCGCACCTACAATTTCCCGCAGGGTCGCGTAACGGACCATCGAATTAACTTGACGCTACACCGACTAGATCAGGTGTTGGCAGGAGACCTCGAGGAAATTATCGACACGCTGATACAGAGCAGTCGAGCAGGTGAGTTAAGTGGCAAATCCTGA
- the prmC gene encoding peptide chain release factor N(5)-glutamine methyltransferase, which translates to MANPERWTLQRMLRWSTDYFKDKRVNAPRYSAETLLSMICGFSQRMDIYVQFDRPLEEHELQAYKLLIKRRVAGEPLAYITGTQNFLGLDFSVVKGVLIPRFDTENIAITAVEWLRNKDKDASPHAVLDLCCGTGALGIATVKLSHRQCDLTLADIDPLALDCSRDNGWKHLPQSDLKVIKSNMFECIDHQFDVILCNPPYLTQYEIDQLDGEMTQEPTIALYGGEDGLDFYRILAENYSRYLKPNGCMFVEAGYQQKNQLRDLFGNAWQDEIYDKADRFRGAHISPVY; encoded by the coding sequence GTGGCAAATCCTGAAAGGTGGACCCTGCAGCGTATGCTGCGATGGAGCACTGATTACTTCAAAGACAAAAGAGTCAATGCTCCACGTTATAGTGCTGAAACGCTCTTGTCTATGATCTGTGGTTTTTCTCAGCGCATGGATATTTATGTTCAATTTGATCGCCCCTTGGAGGAACATGAGCTACAGGCGTACAAGTTATTGATTAAACGCCGAGTCGCTGGAGAGCCACTTGCTTACATAACCGGTACACAAAACTTTTTAGGTTTGGACTTCAGTGTCGTCAAAGGAGTCTTGATCCCGCGCTTTGATACCGAGAATATAGCTATAACAGCTGTGGAGTGGCTTCGCAATAAAGACAAAGATGCTTCACCACACGCCGTACTGGACCTTTGTTGTGGCACCGGTGCTTTGGGCATCGCAACAGTCAAGCTTTCCCATCGTCAATGTGACTTAACCCTTGCTGATATTGATCCATTGGCACTTGACTGCAGTCGAGATAATGGCTGGAAACATCTGCCACAGAGCGATTTAAAAGTTATTAAAAGTAATATGTTTGAATGCATTGATCATCAATTTGACGTCATCCTCTGCAACCCTCCCTATCTAACTCAATATGAAATAGATCAGCTCGATGGCGAGATGACTCAAGAGCCAACCATAGCACTTTACGGCGGTGAAGATGGACTGGACTTCTATCGTATTCTGGCAGAGAACTACTCCCGCTACCTCAAACCAAATGGATGCATGTTTGTGGAGGCGGGGTATCAGCAGAAAAACCAACTGCGTGATTTATTTGGCAATGCATGGCAGGATGAAATCTATGATAAAGCAGACCGTTTTCGAGGCGCTCATATAAGCCCGGTGTATTAG
- a CDS encoding class I SAM-dependent methyltransferase has protein sequence MTTSIPVYYLPIQCSDHWQDYEFIDGNLGMKYERWGDVKLVRPDPLVLWPSQSEAPWSNYDGWYHRSSKGGGHWDFQRSLPASWKVHYRNLRFIVRPTDFKHTGLFPEQAVNWDWFMPLIKESAEAKLSVLNLFGYTGGATIAAARAGAEVCHVDAAKGMVNWCRENAQANNLEQAPIRYIVDDCMKFVQREGRRGNRYHGIIMDPPSYGRGKNGEIWKLEKNLWELLVACREILSTDARFFLINSYTTGVSPTVLANMLQDIVSGMGGSIYCGEVGLTCKSDGKALPCGIFCRWVRQDVN, from the coding sequence GTGACAACATCAATTCCTGTATATTACCTGCCTATTCAGTGCTCTGACCATTGGCAAGATTACGAATTCATTGATGGTAATTTAGGCATGAAGTATGAGCGCTGGGGTGATGTGAAACTGGTGCGACCAGATCCTTTGGTCTTGTGGCCCAGCCAGTCTGAGGCGCCATGGAGCAACTATGACGGCTGGTATCATCGCAGCTCTAAAGGTGGGGGACACTGGGACTTTCAGCGGTCACTGCCTGCATCGTGGAAGGTTCATTATCGCAATTTAAGGTTTATAGTGCGACCAACTGACTTTAAACATACAGGACTTTTTCCAGAGCAGGCAGTAAATTGGGATTGGTTTATGCCCCTCATTAAAGAGAGTGCAGAAGCAAAGCTTTCAGTACTGAATCTTTTTGGGTACACTGGTGGTGCGACTATTGCCGCTGCTCGTGCAGGTGCAGAAGTTTGCCACGTAGATGCAGCAAAAGGGATGGTGAATTGGTGTAGGGAAAATGCGCAAGCCAATAATCTTGAGCAAGCTCCTATTCGCTATATAGTAGATGATTGCATGAAGTTTGTGCAGCGTGAAGGTCGTCGAGGTAATCGCTATCACGGCATTATCATGGATCCCCCTTCATACGGACGAGGTAAAAACGGTGAGATCTGGAAGCTTGAAAAAAATTTGTGGGAGCTACTCGTTGCCTGTCGAGAAATACTATCCACAGATGCTCGATTCTTTCTGATTAACTCCTACACAACTGGTGTGTCTCCAACCGTGCTGGCCAATATGCTTCAGGACATAGTCTCGGGTATGGGTGGCTCTATCTATTGTGGCGAAGTTGGGTTGACCTGTAAAAGCGATGGCAAAGCTCTGCCTTGCGGTATTTTTTGTCGCTGGGTTCGCCAGGATGTTAACTAA
- a CDS encoding histidine kinase: MIITVIQNIDIESNINLFLQLFQQIGVYGIIILLLGKHPWIRDCFSDASDPRAQTRLTVFFILLVTLSEFLATPYHGTRLYSGSAVVIAASYLMGSLFWGTILGAIAGLYQFFLGEWAGLAQFASSVAIGSISGYLGKNVYRINTRLVLQVLFICLVKMLVFFALLSDYPIALFFLVKSGFATFTTDFLGALLLLFVLNFMNSEQEKEQSFATSNALHIAGKTIVYFKGGFSAEGAKQVCSIIHRSVPVDIVAITDNEQVLSAFGAIDNEVHGDSAQLFDRDARKAMRTGEIVYTRRERHRRSKRLPYNGLYVPLKASDEVTGLLILRNWGNRGFSPYVQELISGLQQLIGIQIEFAKLQKHKELSMQAELLALQRQINPHFFFNSLNTIMSLIRIDPPKARRLLLKMSEIFRITFKSTGDTVPLSSEIEIVKGYLELEKARFGDNIEVNFAITPAAMRFQLPQLIIQPLVENCFAHAFKGKPGKWSIDIRIDVQDNTFTMSVADNGHGVDPKELNSILDMGVGKGSGVGLSNVYERLKNLYGKRLDFTVESPSEGGFVVNITIYGTSE, encoded by the coding sequence TTGATTATTACGGTAATTCAAAATATTGACATTGAGTCAAACATTAACCTTTTCTTACAACTATTTCAGCAAATTGGCGTATACGGTATCATAATACTCTTACTGGGTAAGCACCCCTGGATTCGGGACTGCTTTTCAGACGCTTCTGACCCACGGGCACAAACACGGCTGACGGTTTTTTTTATTCTTCTCGTTACTCTTAGTGAGTTTCTTGCTACCCCATACCATGGTACTCGCCTTTACTCAGGCTCAGCAGTTGTAATAGCTGCATCATATTTGATGGGCAGCCTCTTTTGGGGCACTATTTTGGGTGCTATAGCTGGCTTATACCAGTTTTTTCTGGGAGAGTGGGCTGGTTTAGCTCAGTTTGCTAGCTCTGTAGCCATCGGCTCAATCAGTGGTTACCTGGGAAAGAATGTTTATCGCATCAACACACGTTTAGTATTACAGGTGCTTTTCATCTGTCTGGTCAAAATGCTTGTCTTTTTTGCACTCCTGTCCGATTACCCCATAGCCCTGTTTTTCCTGGTAAAAAGTGGTTTCGCTACTTTTACTACCGACTTCCTTGGGGCTCTACTACTACTGTTTGTTCTGAATTTTATGAATTCTGAACAAGAAAAAGAACAAAGCTTTGCCACATCCAATGCTTTGCATATTGCCGGCAAAACTATTGTCTACTTTAAGGGTGGTTTCAGTGCAGAAGGAGCCAAGCAGGTGTGCAGCATTATTCACCGCAGTGTTCCGGTTGATATTGTTGCTATAACAGATAATGAACAGGTGCTTTCTGCGTTTGGTGCTATAGACAACGAGGTGCACGGGGACTCTGCTCAACTTTTCGATCGTGATGCACGCAAGGCCATGCGTACCGGTGAGATAGTATATACCCGTCGTGAGCGCCATCGTCGTAGCAAGCGGTTGCCTTACAATGGGCTTTACGTTCCTCTCAAAGCCTCAGATGAGGTAACTGGCCTTCTTATTTTGCGCAACTGGGGCAATCGTGGGTTTTCCCCATATGTACAAGAACTTATTTCCGGCTTACAACAACTCATTGGTATACAGATTGAGTTTGCCAAATTGCAAAAACACAAAGAACTCTCGATGCAAGCTGAGCTACTCGCCTTGCAGCGTCAAATCAATCCACATTTCTTCTTTAACTCCCTTAATACTATAATGAGCCTCATTCGTATAGATCCACCCAAAGCACGCAGGCTGTTGCTTAAAATGAGCGAAATATTTCGTATTACTTTCAAAAGCACCGGTGATACCGTTCCTTTGAGCTCAGAAATAGAAATTGTCAAAGGCTATCTTGAATTAGAAAAAGCCCGTTTTGGTGACAATATTGAAGTAAATTTTGCCATTACTCCCGCAGCCATGCGCTTTCAACTACCGCAGCTGATAATTCAGCCTTTGGTTGAAAACTGTTTTGCTCATGCGTTTAAAGGTAAACCCGGTAAATGGAGCATAGATATTCGCATCGATGTCCAGGATAATACTTTTACTATGAGCGTAGCCGATAATGGCCATGGTGTTGATCCTAAGGAGCTTAACTCTATACTGGATATGGGTGTGGGTAAGGGGAGTGGTGTTGGACTAAGCAATGTTTACGAGCGCTTGAAAAATCTCTACGGCAAGAGGCTTGACTTTACAGTGGAGTCACCAAGTGAAGGGGGATTTGTAGTCAATATAACTATTTATGGCACTAGTGAGTAA